TGTAAAACAAATACTGAGTTATTTGACAGTCGTAACTGACTTATGTTGCAATGGTCTATTTATGTAAGTTTAATTTAACTACCAATCTGCcaacagacaaaaatatttctatagcATTGTGTATTCTGTAAACCTAAAAACACTTACAGATACTGACTTTTTAGCAGGTGACATACTTAACAGTAATGCAGTTTAATTTTATATCATTTTtcatttcctcccctcctttaaacttgaatatttctgtttctttgtgctGTTTTGCCATTTTCTATGTCTGTGACATAAGCTTTCCTATTCTGAGTagtttataaaaaaattattaatcttCTGAacatcagttttaaaaaataattactataaAATGCTGGCATGTAAGAGGGAGCTACTGAAGTGGGAAAATGATGTCATTATTCAGGGTAATCTACCAAAACACAAATTTTAGAGAGGAATGTTCCAAGACCTGAAGCAATGTACTTGGACAGAGCTCTCCTGTGTGATGATACTAATAAACTCACTCTTGTAGGTTTTATTAGTATTAATTTGCAGTCTCCTGTCTTTTGAGGATTATTGCCTCCTGGTCAGAGTGGCTCCTAGAGCTGACTCAATCATGGTTCAATTTATTGGATTGCAGTTTGTCTTTTGTGTTGTGtagtaattaagaaaaagaaacaagttgGATTGCTTTAATAATCATAGGGTATAACCCTAATTAAGCCAAGTAAAACTCCATTCCTACTACATCTCAAAAGACTAGAAAAGTACGGTGAATAAGTAGTCCCAGATAGAAACAGATGTGGTATTGAGCCCTTAGAATGTTGCAAGAATCATGATTTTCATTTTCAAGCTTTCTCTGTCAGACTGGATTAAATCTCATTCATTCAAATGAACTAGAAATGATACCAGAAAAtccaaataaatgcatttttcctcAGGGAATTTATTGTTTTATCGTTTTAGGCAAGAGGCCAAATCACCAGGTTTGGGCAAGTAGTGAATTATGCATGTGGAGGCTGGAGGACAGGAAAATCCTGGACAGGTTCCGCAAGGCCACTGTACCAGTGTAGGCCCTTGGCAGTCCAGGACTACTCAGATGGGGACAAACTTAAGAGTTAAATGTAAAGTGAACTTCTGTATTTGGTCAGCTGAATCGCTCTCTAGGCTCCGCTGATTGTATTGATTAGACAGCTATGATAGCTGTAATGAGGTCTTAGACACTGGAAGTTAGGTATCAAAATGTATGAGGAGGTACCAGCTGCTAATGTCTGGTTAATACATTCATTGGAattcataaataaattaaaaaaaaattaaaactttttacATTTTCTACCATTTCTGTATCATTGCAAAAGTTGTAAAATACTGACCTATATATGTATTCTATCGCAGTTGGCATTCTCTCACAACTCACTGGAATTCAGGCTGTTTGGTTCTTCAGGAAAAGCAACAGATTTCTTGAGATTTGTCAGTGAAAAATTGCAATGGAAAACAATGGTGTTTATGCTTGTGTGGGTGCAGGTGTGGCAAAAGAGCTACAGATTTATCCTATCATCAAGTTCTTTTAACTTAGCTGGTATCCAATCATCTTTTCTTAGTCCGTACGTTCAGTGCATATTTGGAGGCATGATTCTTCCCTTCAGAAGCCTCAGTGATTTTAAGAGCTTACAAAAGTTTGCGCAATGTCTATGTGATGAGAACCGATAATGCAGATCTGAAAGTTGTGTTATCCTAGAATAGTCTGGAAATGTAATGCAGATTGCCAAACTTTATGACCTATTCTTAATACATGCTTATATATATGAAAACTAAATTTGGTAAAAGAGTTTGTGTGAGAGTCATATTCAGCTGGACTAGTAATAATATTAAAGCAGTAGCTGAAGTGAGTGTGTTTTTCTGTTACTTAATTCAAAGTTATTTCTTCATGTAATTGAAACAAGTATATTGTCTTGTACAATAATATGGGGATTTTTAAATGTGGTAATCATATTAGAATTACAGTTATTATTCATACAGTCCCTTCTTGTTTTCCAGTTATATTTGGTCTCTTCTTGTTTTCCAGGTCTCCCAACAAGGATATGGCTTCAAATGAAAGAGAGATTGTGGTTTGGGTTTGCCAGGAAGAGAAGATTGTATGTGGCCTGACAAAGCGCACAACTTGCGCAGAAGTGATTCAAGCACTGCTTGAGGAACATCAGGCAACATGTGGAGAGAAAAAGGTCCTTTTTGGAAAAGCTAGTGATTACTGCATTGTAGAAAAATGGAGAGGCTCGGAAAGAGTACTTCCTCCTTTGACAAAGATTCTGAGACTTTGGAAGGCCTGGGGAGAAGAGCAGTCTAATTTGCACTTTATGTTGGTAAAGTCAGATGCTTTCCTCTCATTTCCATTGTGGAAGACAGCTGAAGCTAAGGTAGTACAAAATGTAGAAAAACAGTGGGAGCTCAGTCCTGCAAATTACATGAAGATGTTGCCGAtagacaaacaaaagaaaattgtcaGGAAGACTTTCAGGAAACTGGCCAAGCTTAAACAGGACAGTGTTCAGCAGGAGAGAGATAATATGGAGACACTGATTCATCTGATCATTTCTCAAGATCATACCATTCATCAACAAGTCCTGAGAATGAAGGAACTAGATATGGAAATTGAAAAATGTGAAGCAAAGTTCCATCTAGATCGTGTTGCCAATGATGGAGAAAATTATGTGCAGGACTCCTATTTAATGATCAGTCCAagggaggctgagcaacaagggAGTAGGCCAGATGATCAAAAAGAGGTGCATGACTATTTGAGCAAAAGTGACGGAATTTTACAGGTTGAAGAGAGACTGAAACATCACAAACAATTAATAGAGAAGCTATGTGCTGAAATTGAAAGAGAGGTACATGgcatatgcacagaaaaaaatgtagatgatATTCACACAGAAGGAGCTGCTAATGCTGAACTGGAAAACTCAAATTTGGAAAGTGTAAAATGTGAGCTGGAGAAAAGTATGAAAGATGGTCTGAGAATCAACTCATATCTGAGCTGCATTCAGAAAGAACTTACATACAGGGACTCACTGcttcaaaagaaggaaaaagaatatgAACTTCTTACAGAAGAATTTAATTTACTACATATTAAAGACAACATTGAAACTAGGCCTCCATCAAATGAAGAGCCATCCAAGGGTAGTGGCATGTCCACTAACACCACTGCTGTTCCTGACTTTGTTCATAGAGTGACTAATCTGGACATAAACGATACCGACTCTGACACTGGAATCAGCTCTACACACAGTCAGGACTCTGAAATAACTTCAGGGGACACAGTACTGTTGTCAACATAGTTGAAAACAGTCATTCATTTATGAAAAATCATATTTTGGAGGATATTTATAAGAATTAGTAAACCTTGTTGTCTTCAGAGTTCAGCCCATCAAGATGTTAAAACTATGTCACCGCTGTAGCAATCTAAACAGTGTCTATTTATGTGTTTAGTAGTATACTTGTGCTTAAATGCATGATTAGTCTCATGGGTTAACTGCTAATAGGTGCAAGGTTGTTGGCTTTGCTAAGTTAGGACAGACTTTAGACCTTGTAATATTGATACTCCATGAAACAGGACCATTCTGACTGGCTTGGACCAAAAGTCTGGAGATTTGATATCCCCTGATCTTTGGGTCAACTGCTGCATCTCTCTAACTTTTTAGGCATGTGAATTAGAGATTAGACCAAACTAGACAGAGAGCTGGATTTTCTGCTCTGTTACACTAGCTTTAGTCAGCTGGAGTTTCCCTGCCATCAAGCTGCTGTAAAGGAATGTATAATCGAGCATGTAATAtgttaaaaaatagtttttattatattgtagggaaaaaaaatgcaattgcaTTTATGCTGTATGTTTAAATTTAGTTTTGAGTTATCAGGATGATATTTTCAAACACACCTaagcttcattttaaaaattaaccttACAGATAGagatttttaatttccattctCTTTCAGCAGCGTTTAACTGCTTCTAAGATTTTTAAAACTCTTACTTATCTGCTCTTACCCTGCAGTTGCCCCAGTGATGCTGAAGTCCACATAGTTTCTGCCAGCAGGCATGTCAGAACTGCCTACGTCCTGCTTGTGCGAGACACTCAAATCCCAAGCTCACACCTAACCCCAGAGGcattttcagcaaggctttctccTGCCTACCTCACCAGTCAGATCCAGAGTCTTAGGCCTCCTCAGATCATGACTGCCAAATAAAGCATAAAAGAGGGCACAGGCAGGAATCAGACATTTTTGGCTTTGGCTAGACACTGTTTTCCAATAGCCAGGTAGTTACCATTTTCAAATAGCAGGTAGGTTATCAAGTCACATCTCATGCTGTTTTGGAGCAGGGTATGGACCTGTAAATCCTGCTTCCTCGGTGAGGACTATGGGATACAGCTAAGGATGATCCACTTTATATAGTTAATTAAATATTGggccccagggaaaaaaaaaggaatgcaaaaCATGAGCATTTTACAACTATGTGGTTAAGTCAAATGATTTCACTTAGGATGCAGTAGTTGATCTCAAATCCTTCTCCATTGTGTTGCTGTGAATCCATAGTGAAAGTATGTAACCGAGGTGTTCTCCGCGGTTACCAAACAAGACTTCTGACTCTGAGGTAGAGACTCTGCGAACTGAGAGAACAGGAGTAATTTCTGGGTTGCCACGTTGATATTTTGGAGATCAACCTGTTTAACATTTTTGATTAATTGTATGGAGAAATAGTTACAGTGTTTCTAAACAAAGTTTAGTTCCAACAAAATTCAAACACATCCTGGAATTAAAAGCCTACAAAGTAAATGAACGGACAGTACCTAGAAGGTATAAATGTAAAATACTTTCAGATACACTACattctctttctgtgtttttcttctcttaaacgTCTGTCAACCGTCTGTTTTCTAAAATTACCAAAGTGCTAGAACTGCTGATTAGCACATATTtgatgcagggggaaaaaaagtgccttttctaaaaaggcagcttttgtgggtttttttttttaaagttttttttttaaatcctggatCTTATAAATAGTTTCTGTTCCAGAAAAGTGTGCTAGttgcattaatatattttttgttgtgtttttgtcaTACAATGTTATTTTAATACTTTAGTAATAATATGTCATATTTAGACTCATCAGCTCCTGATGGAAACACAAGTATGTATCAAATATATTATCCTTGTAATAATTTATTAACGCAACTCAGCATCTTTTGAACTCTGTGGTATCACTCAGACATATAGTAAGCACAGAGCTCTGAATGTTGAGAGTAGGCTAATGTATTCTATGAGTTCTTGTGAATTTAGCTAACAGTTATTTCTAATGAgtcatttttttatataaatacttAGGGGATAAAGAATTCAAACACAAGAATATTCACAGCTGTGCAGACTAGTACAAGACCTGTGGAGGAAGTAGTTTCCACTCGTACTCTGTCAGATTTATTTCACTCATAGGAACTTGTACTCATTCTCGGAACTAATCTTTATCCACACTGTGTGCTTGATTGTACATCCCCTGCAATGTGTAGATCTTAAGAGTATTactgtgttttaagaaaaaaaaaataggaaaaataggTTGGGATAgagtatttcttaaaaaataaaataatattaaaaaatccaGTGTTTTGAAGCTTATATTTGAAGCTTATACTTTGCTATCTCAAACaaacctttttctttcagaatttagaTGAATGTACAAGATGATGAAAGACTGTGTGCACTCTGCTGTTTATCTGCCTCTACATTTTTCATATACGTTTGACCTGGTTTTATGGTGCTAAAACTATACTTTATGAACATTTATGCTCCTTACTtaacctttcttcctttctctcaactatctatgatatttttttttaattcccataaAGAAATGTACAATCAAATGCATTGGCTCATTTCCTGCCGTACTCTAAAGCCAGTTCCCTTTCCATCttcacatttttgttttattttataaaattttccACAGACTATGTTATACCTACTGACAAAGAGGAAGATCAAAAAAGTCTTGCATAAGTGAAGAGAAAAATTCTGCCCAGGGAGCAGAAATGTGAAATGTCAAAGTGAAATGAAAGGAAATTCCGACCATTACACTCATCTGTAGAAGGGGTTTTTGATAGAAAGAGTTGTTTCTTCAGAGTGAGAGGAATGTCGTGGTGAGTAGGTGCCAGTCTCAGCCCGTATCGTGACTGTTAGGAGGTGGGATAGGTTAGCCCCCTGATATGAATCTAGGCAGAGATCTTCAGGGACTGTCAACTGGGCTAACAGTATTAAAATGAATTGACTTGCCTAATACAAAGTTCTTTGGATCCTGCATAGTTAAATAGTTTCACATACATGTATTTATAACCAATATAACAATTTCCAGCGAACTCAGTGTATATTCCAATCTCATGTTTCTGTCTGACTTTATTATGTACTTCTACAAATTTGATGAAAGCAGATGAGTCAATTTAATTAACTGCTTCTGTTCCTTGATGACTCTTTCAAATATAAAACATAATTATCATTTGGTTATATATAAATTTACAGTATTTACCATCCATTTATGTTCTCAAAAATTACCATGTAATTACAGAATTATTGTGTTTTTTCTCccccctgcaaaactgagcaATCTCTGAGAAATGATGTCACTTAAAACTTACAGATTATATATTTGTCTTCGGATTGTGTATTCAGAGATTGTTCTGCTGGCTGTCTTGTGCTTCATGCATGCATGTTGCTAACACAGTGTGTTTGATTATGTGATACTGACAGATTGAAATTCACAGAGATGAGAGCTTCAGCTTGCAACTTTAGGCTCTTAAGATTAATAGGCTTTACATTTCTCTTTATGCCCAGGATCatcttttgttattttctgcGTATTTCCAACCGTGTAAAGACATAAACAGATGTAATGTAACAAATCATTATTACAAAATCGTAAAATTTCTACTTCTGCTTGCCTAATTTTGTTCATTGCTTGGACAAAGATCTAGATCCATGAACCTAATTGCAGCAAAATACTGATGTATCTACATTTAAGCAAATAGTAATTTGAATGCTTTTGTGTGTGATGCATATTATATTTTCTTTAGTAATATGTAAGCATTCCCTGCTAAATTTTTAGTATATTTGTGAATGttcattctgttaaaaaaatccaattacTTACTATTATCCATTTTCATCTCATGAAACACTGGTTTTGTAATAAAATAGCTGTGGTAGTGATAAATGTTTTCATAACAGTGCAAGTGGAACATGCACTGATGAACCCAAGTGTCTAATCCAGAAGGTTTTTTCCTAAACCTACCTTAGACCATCTCTTTCTGTCTTGCCAGTTTAGTTAGCTTGAATGTGAATGACTGTTTTTGTCCAACAGTAGCATGCTCATAATGATTACACacgtaatatttttcttttcctagagcTGTAGTGTTTATCCTTCTGGGTATTTTACTACAGCATTTAACAGACAACTAGGTTATTTGGCATTTTataacttctgaaaataaattgctgcttgctttctcagGGATCCATCTGACAACATAAACATACTTCATAAAGAATACAACCACATTTCCAGTGTCCATAACACA
The sequence above is drawn from the Opisthocomus hoazin isolate bOpiHoa1 chromosome 8, bOpiHoa1.hap1, whole genome shotgun sequence genome and encodes:
- the RASSF9 gene encoding ras association domain-containing protein 9 isoform X1 — its product is MAPFGRNLLKARHKNRSPNKDMASNEREIVVWVCQEEKIVCGLTKRTTCAEVIQALLEEHQATCGEKKVLFGKASDYCIVEKWRGSERVLPPLTKILRLWKAWGEEQSNLHFMLVKSDAFLSFPLWKTAEAKVVQNVEKQWELSPANYMKMLPIDKQKKIVRKTFRKLAKLKQDSVQQERDNMETLIHLIISQDHTIHQQVLRMKELDMEIEKCEAKFHLDRVANDGENYVQDSYLMISPREAEQQGSRPDDQKEVHDYLSKSDGILQVEERLKHHKQLIEKLCAEIEREVHGICTEKNVDDIHTEGAANAELENSNLESVKCELEKSMKDGLRINSYLSCIQKELTYRDSLLQKKEKEYELLTEEFNLLHIKDNIETRPPSNEEPSKGSGMSTNTTAVPDFVHRVTNLDINDTDSDTGISSTHSQDSEITSGDTVLLST
- the RASSF9 gene encoding ras association domain-containing protein 9 isoform X2 — its product is MASNEREIVVWVCQEEKIVCGLTKRTTCAEVIQALLEEHQATCGEKKVLFGKASDYCIVEKWRGSERVLPPLTKILRLWKAWGEEQSNLHFMLVKSDAFLSFPLWKTAEAKVVQNVEKQWELSPANYMKMLPIDKQKKIVRKTFRKLAKLKQDSVQQERDNMETLIHLIISQDHTIHQQVLRMKELDMEIEKCEAKFHLDRVANDGENYVQDSYLMISPREAEQQGSRPDDQKEVHDYLSKSDGILQVEERLKHHKQLIEKLCAEIEREVHGICTEKNVDDIHTEGAANAELENSNLESVKCELEKSMKDGLRINSYLSCIQKELTYRDSLLQKKEKEYELLTEEFNLLHIKDNIETRPPSNEEPSKGSGMSTNTTAVPDFVHRVTNLDINDTDSDTGISSTHSQDSEITSGDTVLLST